One genomic window of Falco cherrug isolate bFalChe1 chromosome 20, bFalChe1.pri, whole genome shotgun sequence includes the following:
- the HAP1 gene encoding huntingtin-associated protein 1 isoform X2, with amino-acid sequence MEIWSSPAAYDELNGNAERGAGADPLARELEEVLCTERVVRITKTYHDIDAVTNLLDEKERDLELAARIGQSLLKQNRGLTERNELLEEQLELAKEEIAQLRHEVSMRDDLLHFYTTTTEESEPTSTTSTPLRRHESSLSLQQYFQYDTLQQKLKCLEEENQKLRMEATNIATETCRYEDQEQQLMIDCVEQFSEASQQVVYLSNELARKAEDTARQQEDISQLLAQVADLQQKCRTYGSEVEELQQHLAVAKEVQQQLRMELRDLQEKYTECGGMLQEAQEEVKSLRSRSLPNSTVSRYGAPSLLPVDSLAAEIKGTMRKGADSSSSDYKSYRRVFETVKAVNQAAKAKSCSESPHNMPGSKQLSAATSGGASTPHTSCSGPGGTQAEGAGEEPRVAPGQQDLEAAVQRLSVRQQSHASEERSFFEAERERKLWRLRDGESSSGFLTPNESIISTGTNYSGGSELTAGSGFSLSSLTYLPDKLQIVKPLEGSVTLHHWQQLARPNLGGILVPRPGVLTKDFRQLDIDLEEVYSLNDLEEDDVDAGSFQLLPTSTPAKAKEHPGVCITPSCLLVGPLRG; translated from the exons aTGGAGATCTGGAGCAGCCCCGCCGCCTACGACGAGCTGAACGGGAACGCGGAGCGGGGCGCCGGCGCCGACCCCCTCGCCCgggagctggaggaag TCCTGTGCACTGAGCGGGTGGTCAGGATCACAAAAACCTACCACGACATTGATGCTGTCACCAACCTGCTGGATGAG AAGGAGCGGGACCTGGAGCTAGCAGCGCGCATCGGGCAGTCCCTGCTGAAGCAGAACCGGGGCCTGACTGAGCGCAacgagctgctggaggagcagctggagtTGGCCAAAGAGGAG atTGCGCAGCTGCGCCACGAGGTCTCCATGCGGGACGACCTGCTCCACTTCTACACCACCACGACGGAGGAGAGCGAGCCCACCTCCACCACCTCCACACC GCTGCGCCGGCACGAGTCCTcgctgtccctgcagcagtaCTTCCAGTACGACACGCTGCAGCAGAAACTCAAGTGCCTGGAGGAGGAGAACCAGAAGCTTCGCATGGAG GCCACCAACATCGCAACCGAGACCTGTCGGTACGAGgaccaggagcagcagctgatgaTTGACTGTGTGGAGCAGTTCT CCGAAGCGAGCCAGCAGGTGGTTTACCTTTCCAACGAGCTGGCCCGCAAGGCGGAGGACACGGCGCGGCAGCAGGaggacatcagccagctcctggCGCAGGTCGCGGACCTGCAGCAGAAGTGCCGCACG TACGGCTCGGAGGTGGAggagctccagcagcacctggcTGTGGCCAAGGAGGTGCAGCAACAGCTGCGGATGGAG CTGCGGGACCTGCAGGAGAAGTACACGGAGTGTGGCgggatgctgcaggaggcccaggaGGAGGTCAAGAGCCTGCGCAGCCGCAGCCTGCCCAACAGCACCGTCAGCCGCTACGGCGCACCCAGCCTCCTGCCCGTG GACTCGCTGGCGGCTGAGATCAAGGGGACGATGAGGAAGGGGGCAGACAGCTCCTCCTCGGACTACAA GAGCTACCGGCGCGTCTTTGAGACGGTGAAAGCGGTGAACCAGGCGGCCAAAGCCAAGTCTTGCTCAGAGTCTCCCCACAACATGCCGGGCTCCAAGCAGTTGTCAGCTGCCACCTCCGGAGGGGCCAGCACCCCCCACACCAGCTGCTCCGGCCCAGGGGGCACCCA GGCCGAGGGGGCCGGAGAGGAGCCCCGGGTGGCCCCCGGGCAGCAGGACCTGGAGGCAGCGGTGCAGCGGCTGTCGGTGCGGCAGCAGAGCCATGCCTCGGAGGAACGTTCCTTCTTCGAGGCCGAGCGGGAGCGCAAGCTTTGGCGGCTGAGGGATGGCGAGAGCTCCAGTGGCTTCCTCACCCCCAATGAGAGCATCATCTCCACCGGGACCAACTACTCAGGGGGCTCGGAGCTCACCGCTGGCTCCGGCTTTTCCCTCAGCTCCCTCACCTACCTGCCTGACAAGCTGCAGATTGTGAAGCCCCTGGAag GCTCTGTGACTCTCCaccactggcagcagctggcacgGCCCAACCTGGGTGGGATCCTGGTGCCCCGTCCCGGGGTGCTCACCAAAGACTTCAGGCAGCTGGACATTGACCTGGAGGAGGTCTACAGCCTCAACGACCTGGAGGAGGACGACGTGGACGCCGgctccttccagctgctccCTACCTCAACGCCTGCCAAAGCCAAGGAGCACCCCGGGG TCTGTATAACGCCGTCGTGCCTTCTTGTGGGCCCTTTGcggggctga
- the HAP1 gene encoding huntingtin-associated protein 1 isoform X1, with product MEIWSSPAAYDELNGNAERGAGADPLARELEEVLCTERVVRITKTYHDIDAVTNLLDEKERDLELAARIGQSLLKQNRGLTERNELLEEQLELAKEEIAQLRHEVSMRDDLLHFYTTTTEESEPTSTTSTPLRRHESSLSLQQYFQYDTLQQKLKCLEEENQKLRMEATNIATETCRYEDQEQQLMIDCVEQFSEASQQVVYLSNELARKAEDTARQQEDISQLLAQVADLQQKCRTYGSEVEELQQHLAVAKEVQQQLRMELRDLQEKYTECGGMLQEAQEEVKSLRSRSLPNSTVSRYGAPSLLPVDSLAAEIKGTMRKGADSSSSDYKSYRRVFETVKAVNQAAKAKSCSESPHNMPGSKQLSAATSGGASTPHTSCSGPGGTQAEGAGEEPRVAPGQQDLEAAVQRLSVRQQSHASEERSFFEAERERKLWRLRDGESSSGFLTPNESIISTGTNYSGGSELTAGSGFSLSSLTYLPDKLQIVKPLEGSVTLHHWQQLARPNLGGILVPRPGVLTKDFRQLDIDLEEVYSLNDLEEDDVDAGSFQLLPTSTPAKAKEHPGVFLSVNNLPQTLSTFTITTCHILHPTTEITTVTPSLYNAVVPSCGPFAGLSPGSPSPDLSYPTLTPGPRPPSTPLGLVRLLLVQGISASVPGLGPQWPLQLPSQDLQHADTRPFPAPGGQDRPPPRSSIFSLNLVENLRRLGLDKVVARGEMSYARVERGRARGVLT from the exons aTGGAGATCTGGAGCAGCCCCGCCGCCTACGACGAGCTGAACGGGAACGCGGAGCGGGGCGCCGGCGCCGACCCCCTCGCCCgggagctggaggaag TCCTGTGCACTGAGCGGGTGGTCAGGATCACAAAAACCTACCACGACATTGATGCTGTCACCAACCTGCTGGATGAG AAGGAGCGGGACCTGGAGCTAGCAGCGCGCATCGGGCAGTCCCTGCTGAAGCAGAACCGGGGCCTGACTGAGCGCAacgagctgctggaggagcagctggagtTGGCCAAAGAGGAG atTGCGCAGCTGCGCCACGAGGTCTCCATGCGGGACGACCTGCTCCACTTCTACACCACCACGACGGAGGAGAGCGAGCCCACCTCCACCACCTCCACACC GCTGCGCCGGCACGAGTCCTcgctgtccctgcagcagtaCTTCCAGTACGACACGCTGCAGCAGAAACTCAAGTGCCTGGAGGAGGAGAACCAGAAGCTTCGCATGGAG GCCACCAACATCGCAACCGAGACCTGTCGGTACGAGgaccaggagcagcagctgatgaTTGACTGTGTGGAGCAGTTCT CCGAAGCGAGCCAGCAGGTGGTTTACCTTTCCAACGAGCTGGCCCGCAAGGCGGAGGACACGGCGCGGCAGCAGGaggacatcagccagctcctggCGCAGGTCGCGGACCTGCAGCAGAAGTGCCGCACG TACGGCTCGGAGGTGGAggagctccagcagcacctggcTGTGGCCAAGGAGGTGCAGCAACAGCTGCGGATGGAG CTGCGGGACCTGCAGGAGAAGTACACGGAGTGTGGCgggatgctgcaggaggcccaggaGGAGGTCAAGAGCCTGCGCAGCCGCAGCCTGCCCAACAGCACCGTCAGCCGCTACGGCGCACCCAGCCTCCTGCCCGTG GACTCGCTGGCGGCTGAGATCAAGGGGACGATGAGGAAGGGGGCAGACAGCTCCTCCTCGGACTACAA GAGCTACCGGCGCGTCTTTGAGACGGTGAAAGCGGTGAACCAGGCGGCCAAAGCCAAGTCTTGCTCAGAGTCTCCCCACAACATGCCGGGCTCCAAGCAGTTGTCAGCTGCCACCTCCGGAGGGGCCAGCACCCCCCACACCAGCTGCTCCGGCCCAGGGGGCACCCA GGCCGAGGGGGCCGGAGAGGAGCCCCGGGTGGCCCCCGGGCAGCAGGACCTGGAGGCAGCGGTGCAGCGGCTGTCGGTGCGGCAGCAGAGCCATGCCTCGGAGGAACGTTCCTTCTTCGAGGCCGAGCGGGAGCGCAAGCTTTGGCGGCTGAGGGATGGCGAGAGCTCCAGTGGCTTCCTCACCCCCAATGAGAGCATCATCTCCACCGGGACCAACTACTCAGGGGGCTCGGAGCTCACCGCTGGCTCCGGCTTTTCCCTCAGCTCCCTCACCTACCTGCCTGACAAGCTGCAGATTGTGAAGCCCCTGGAag GCTCTGTGACTCTCCaccactggcagcagctggcacgGCCCAACCTGGGTGGGATCCTGGTGCCCCGTCCCGGGGTGCTCACCAAAGACTTCAGGCAGCTGGACATTGACCTGGAGGAGGTCTACAGCCTCAACGACCTGGAGGAGGACGACGTGGACGCCGgctccttccagctgctccCTACCTCAACGCCTGCCAAAGCCAAGGAGCACCCCGGGG TGTTCCTCTCTGTTAACAACCTTCCCCAGACCCTGTCTACCTTCACCATCACCACCTGCCACATCCTCCACCCCACCACTGAGATCACCACTGTGACACCCAG TCTGTATAACGCCGTCGTGCCTTCTTGTGGGCCCTTTGcggggctgagccctggcagcccctcACCGGACCTGTCTTACCCCACTCTGACACCTGGCCCCAGACCCCCGAGCACCCCCCTGGGACTTGTCAGGCTCTTGCTGGTGCAGGGTATCTCTGCCTCAGTGCCAGGATTGGGGCCGCAGTGGCCCCTCCAGCTCCCCTCCCAGGACCTCCAGCACGCTGACACCCGGCCCTTCCCTGCGCCCGGGGGGCAGGACAGACCCCCACCCAGGAGCAGCATCTTCAGCTTGAACCTGGTGGAGAATCTGCGGCGTCTGGGGCTGGACAAGGTGGTGGCCAGAGGGGAGATGTCCTACGCCCGAGTGGAGCGTGGGAGAGCCCGGGGCGTGCTGACCTGA
- the LOC102052946 gene encoding gastrin/cholecystokinin-like peptide, giving the protein MKVVCISLTLTIVVTACLCRPAAEAPGTARDPHQPPASLIRRDWPDSLSQEQKHLVQFLPHIFTELSDHKGYVHGDKGMEALHDHYYPDWMDFGRRSAEDSPDAV; this is encoded by the exons ATGAAGGTGGTGTGCATCAGCCTCACCCTCACCATCGTGGTGACCGCCTGCCTGTGCCGGCCCGCAGCGGAGGCGCCAGGCACTGCACGGgacccccaccagccccccgcCAGCCTGATCCGGCGGGACTGGCCCGACTCCCTGTCCCAGGAGCAGAAGCACCTCGTCCAGTTCCTGCCCCACATCTTCACAG agctgagtgACCACAAGGGCTACGTGCACGGGGACAAGGGGATGGAGGCTCTGCACGACCACTACTACCCCGACTGGATGGACTTCGGCCGCCGCAGCGCCGAGGACTCCCCCGATGCCGTGTAG
- the EIF1 gene encoding eukaryotic translation initiation factor 1 codes for MSAIQNLQPFDPFADASKGDDLLPAGTEDYIHIRIQQRNGRKTLTTVQGIADDYDKKKLVKAFKKKFACNGTVIEHPEYGEVIQLQGDQRKNICQFLVEIGLAKDDQLKVHGF; via the exons ATGTCCGCTATCCAGAACCTCCAACCCTTCG ACCCCTTTGCTGATGCAAGTAAGGGTGATGACCTGCTCCCTGCCGGCACTGAGGACTACATCCATATAAGGATCCAGCAGCGGAACGGCAGGAAGACCCTCACCACAGTCCAGGGCATCGCGGATGATTACGATAAAAAGAAACTGGTGAAAGCCTTCAAAAAG AAATTCGCCTGCAATGGTACTGTAATTGAGCACCCCGAATATGGAGAAGTGATTCAGTTGCAAGGTGACCAGCGCAAGAACATATGCCAGTTCCTCGTGGAG atTGGACTGGCTAAAGACGACCAGCTGAAAGTCCATGGGTTTTAA